In Actinomadura luteofluorescens, the sequence GGTCGATGCCCCGCACGCCGCGCTCCTCGTCGGCCGGGGCGGGCATCCACACGGTCGTGCTGACCACGACGCCGCCGTCGCGGACCAGACCGGCCAGCGCGGTGAACTCGGCGGGGTCGATCGGCGCGAGGTTGAGCAGGACGTCGACCGGTTCGGTGACCGCGGTGGTCACCGCGGTCGTGGTGTGGTCGATGACCTCATCGGCGCCCGCCGCCTTGACGTGCTCGATGCTGCGAGGGCTGCCGGTGGCGATGACGTCGGCACCTGCCGCCTTGGCCAGCTGCACCGCGTAGCCGCCCACGGCTCCGCCCGCGCCACTGATCAGGATCCGCTGCCCGGCCTTCAGTTCGGCGTGGTCGAAGAGCGCCTGCCACGCGGTGAGACCGACCAGGGGCAGCGCGGCCGCGTCGGCGAGCGGGATGCTCGTCGGAGCCGGCGCCAGGATCTCCGCGGGCGCCAGGACGTACTCCGCCGCGGCGCCATCGTCGACGAACGGCAGGAAGCCGACGATCCGGTCACCGATCTCAAGGCCGCCGACGCCCTCGCCGAGTGCGTCGACCGTCCCCGCGACGTCCAGGCCGGGGATGTGCGGCAAGGCCAGGGGCATCGGGTCCTGCATGAACCCCGCACGGATGTTGCCGTCGACGCCGTTGAACGTCGTCGCGGCGACGCGGACCCGGACCTGACCGGCGCCCGGCACCGGAAGGTCGACGTCCTCGTAGCGGAGGACCTCGGGATCGCCGTACTCGTGGAATCGAACCGCCTTCATTTGTGGTGCCTCATTTCCGAGCGAACGAGTGCTTCGAATCCGAAGCACATGCGTCACCGTAACAGTGCTTCGAAGTTGAAGCAAGTGCTTCGAAAACGAAGTAGCTGGTAGGGTGCCGCCATGCCTGACACGCCGCCGTCCCCGGACGCCGTCCAACTGGGCGCTTACTTCGCCCTCATGGAGGTGGCGGGCCTGCTGCGGCACGCGGTCGAGCAGCAGCTGCGCGAGGCAGGCGATCTCAGTTACGTGCAGTTCCAGCTCCTGGCGCGCCTCGGCCTCGACTCGCCGAGCGGCAGTGAGCGCATGACCGACCTGGCCGACGGCGTCGTGTACAGCCGTAGCGGACTGACCTACCAGGCCGGCCTGCTCGAGAAGGCGGGCCTGGTCACGCGCACGCGCTCCGCGGACGACGACCGGGGCGTCACCGTCACGATCACCGATGCCGGGCGGGCGCTGCTCGCCAAGGTGCTCCCCGGCCACACCGAGGTCCTCGACCGGCAGCTCTTCCAGCCGCTGTCGCACGAGGACGCCCAAGCCCTGGCCGACCTGCTGTCGCCGGTGCGCGACCACATGCGCTCGGCGCCGCCCCGTTCGGCGGCGCCCCGCCGCCGGCGGTGACGCGCCCGGATGCGCCCGATGAGGGTGCCGTCCGGCACGTAGCAGTGCACGCCGCCCTCCAGGGCCCCTCGGCCCAGCGGCCGTCCGACTGCAGGCGTTCGAGGTGCTGGTCGCCATGGCAGCAATGTCCGGCGCGGAAGCGCTCGTCCAGAACCTCGTATATCCCGTCGGCCGCTTCCTTGGGCATCGTTTCCCCTCACCGCGCCGTGACTGAATATTCTTCAGAACAACTTCGGGATGATCGTACGCGATACAGTCATCTTGTGAGGAACGTGGATGACATCGATCGTCAGCTGCTGGAACTCCTCCAGCAGGACGCCACCCGGTCCTACGCGGCGCTCGGCACGGCGGTCGGCCTGTCGGCCGGGGCCGTCCACGAGCGGGTCCGGAAGATGCGCGAGCGCGGCGTCATCCGGCGGACCAGCGTGGACGTGGAGCCGGCCGCGCTCGGGCAGGGCGTGCTGGCCTTCGCCCTGATCGACTCCTCGGTCTGGATGGGCGACCGCGCCGCCGAGTTCGCCGCCATACCGGAGGTGCAGGAGGCCCACGTCGTCGCGGGCAGTGCGTCCGTGCTCGTCAAGGTGCGGACGTCGACGACCGCGCGGCTCCAGGACGTCCTGCGGCGGCTGTACGACATCCAGGGCGTCAGCGGCACGAAGGCGACGGTGGTCCTGGAGACGTTCTTCGAACGCCCCATCTCCCCGATCGGTCAGTGACGCCGTTCCATCGCCGCCAGTTCGCAGGTGCGGCGGGAGTCCCGGAACCGGTTTGATCATCTTCTCGTCGGAACCGGTATGACCGATATCGATCCGTTGGGCGTTCCGGATTCCCCCGACGCCTGGCGCGCTCTCGCCGCCGACTGGGCCAACACCTCAGGCGTCCGCTCGCGGCGGTACACGGACCTCATGCAGGGGACGGTCGCCCACCTGGGAGCCGCCCCGCAGGGCCCGCACGCCCTGGCGTGGGCGCTGGGCGTCCTGACGCTGACGGCCCGTCTGGAGGGAATGGCTCTGCCCGATGCGGCGCCTGTCGTGGCGGCCCTGACCGCGGCGGCCGAGCGGCTGGACGGCGAACCCTGCGACCACGCCGACCACCCGTACCTGACGGACTTCGACGCCGAAGGTCTCAACTGGAGGTTCCGTCCGGAGGAGATGGCCCTGCGGGCCGTGGGCGCCGGACCGCCCCTGGACGATCCCGGCCGGTGGGGGTGTCCGCGCAACGTCGCCGGGTTCGCGCGGGCGGCGGCCGAAGCGGCGTCCCCCGGCACCTTCGACGACGTCCCGGTCCGGGCCCCCGCGAGTATCGGGCGGGGCCTGGAGTACCTCTCCGACGTGATCTATGACCACCCGCACGGCGACCCCTACGAGACCCTCGTCGACGAAGCCCGTGCCCTGCTGCAGGCCGCGCGCGAGGACACGCCCGAACTGCCGGGCCTGGTGGTCGCCAACTGCGCGCTGCTCCCGTACGCCGTCTCCGAGCGGGTCGAATCCGCCGAGGTCCTGGACGAGATCATCAACGCCCTGGAAGCCGCCGCGCGGCGCTGCGACGAGACCCCGGCGTGCGACCACGCCGCCCATCCGGACCTCGACGACTTCGAGAGCTACCGCAGAGACGCCGAACTGATGCTCACCCCCGGAGGACGGCGCGCCTACCGATGGCGGCACCGAACGCTCGGCGGCCTCCCGCTGGAAGCCTGGACCTGCCGCCACCACTTCGGGATCGAAGCCGAGATCGCGCTTGACGAGGTCCGCGAAGCCCGCGCGGAGCTGACCGCCGAAGAGGGGTAGGAGCTCCTGCTGAAGGGTCGGGACACGCGAAAGGCCGGTGCCCGCGTCGGGCACCGGCCTCGGTGTGGCGGAGGATGCGAGATTCGAACTCGCGAGCGCTTGCACGCAACACGCTTTCCAAGCGTGCGCCCTAGGCCACTAGGCGAATCCTCCACGGGGAAGCCTACCGGTTCTCGGGCAGTGACCTGACATCAATTACCACGTCGACCGGGATCGGTCCGTAGACGTGGGGGAACAGTTCGTCCCCAGCGGGCTCATAGCGGACGGGCGCGTCGAGTCGGGACACGTCGATGAGCAGCAGAACCAGCGCTTCGCGGGGGACGTCGCCGTAGAAGCGGTCCAGGACGCCCTCCACCTGGGCGATGTCGGACGAGCAGTGGATGAAGCCCTCCTCGTCCAGGGTCCGGCCCAGGGTGGACATGGTGTACGCCACGCCCGTGCTCCGGGCGGATTCCCAGTGGGTTCGTTCGGCGATGTGCAGGAGCGTGTCCTGGGGAGAGGCGGGCATGAGCGGAGACTACGCTGGAATGCGTGGCCATCCTGGGCTCGGGATGCCATAGACTCTGGGCAGACCCCTCGCACGGCGTCACCCTGTGAACCTCCCCAGGGCCGGAAGGCAGCAAGGATAAGCAGGCTCTGGCGGGTGTGCGGGGGGTCCCTTGGTTTGACGGCGATCGGTCCGCGACGACCGGTCCACGGCGACACGGCGCTTCTGACGCTCTGCTTCTCGAGGGAGGGCGGACCCCCGATGAGTCTGGCTCTGTACCGCAAGTACCGGCCAGCGACGTTCGCCGAGCTGAAGGGGCAGGAACACGTCGCCGAGCCCCTCCAGCAGGCGCTGCGCAACGGCCGGATCAACCACGCGTACCTGTTCAGCGGTCCGCGCGGCTGCGGCAAGACGTCCAGCGCCCGGATCCTCGCCCGCTCGCTGAACTGCGAGCAGGGGCCGACCCCCGACCCGTGCGGCAAGTGCGACTCGTGCGTCGCGCTCGGACCGTCCGGGACCGGGCACATCGATGTGATCGAGATCGACGCCGCGTCCCACGGCGGTGTCGACGATGCCCGCGACCTGCGGGAACGGGCCTTCTTCGCCCCGGTGGCGTCGCGCTTCAAGGTGTACATCATCGACGAGGCGCACATGGTCACCCGCGAGGGCTTCAACGCGCTGCTGAAGCTCGTCGAGGAGCCGCCGCCGCACCTGAAGTTCGTGTTCGCGACCACCGAGCCGGAGAAGGTCATCGGGACGATCCGGTCCCGGACCCACCACTACCCGTTCCGGCTGATCCCGCCTGGCGTCCTCCAGGACCTCGTAGAGGAGATCCTGGAGAGCGAGGACGTCCCGTACGAGGCGTCCGCCCTGCCGCTGGCCGTCCGGGCCGGGGCCGGTTCAGCGCGCGACACGCTGTCGATCCTCGACCAGCTCCTCGCCGGGTCGGACGAGAAGGGCATCACGTACGCGCGGGCCGTGTCGCTGCTCGGCTACACCGACTCCGCGCTGCTGGACGAGGTCGTCGCGGCCTTCGCCTCCCGTGACGGCGCCGCCGTGTTCGCCGCGATCGACCGCGTGATCGAGAGCGGTCAGGACCCGCGCCGGTTCACCGCCGACCTGCTGGAACGCCTCCGCGACCTGGTGATCCTCTCGAACGTCCCGGAGGCCGGGGGGACGGGGCTGCTGAACTTCCCGCCGGACGAACTGGAGCAGATGCGGCGCCAGGCGTCCTCGATGGGGCCCGGTGAGCTGACGCGCGCCGCCGACCTGCTGCACACCGGGCTCACCGAGATGCGGGGCGCGACGTCCCCGCGGCTGCTGCTGGAACTGATCTGCGCCCGGATCCTGCTGCCGGCGGCGTACGAGGACGAGGCGTCCATGTTCGCCCGCCTCGACCGTCTGGAGCGCCAGGCCGGCCAGGGCGGCTTCGGCGGTGGCCAGGCCGGATTCGGCGGCGGGCAGGGCGGCGACCCTCTGGCGCAGGCCTTCGCGTCCGCGGCGCCGGCCCCCGTCCAGGAGGCTCCCGCCCAAGGCGGCCCCGTCCAGGGCGGCGCCGCGCAGGGCGGTCCCGTGCAGGGCGGTCCCGTGCAGGGCGGTCCCGTGCAGGGGGCGCCGACGCAGGGGGCTCCCGCCCAGGGGGCGCCGACGCAAGGCGCGACAGGACAGGGAGCGACGACGCAGCCAGGGGCGACCGCGTCCCGCGACGGGGGTTCTCAAACGCCCGGAACCCAGTCCCCTCCCTCCCGGGGGGCCGACCCCACTTCCAGTGTCAACCCCCACCCTGGGACAGCACCCGCAGAATCCGATTCTGTGGATAACCGCGCGGCAGACCCCGCCACCAGGCCCCCGGCCAGCGACTCCCCAGCCACCCGGCCCCCGGCAACCGACTCTCCGACCAGTCGGCCCCCGGCCCCCGAGTCCCCGGCCTACCGCTCCCCGGCCACCGAGTCTCCGGCCACGGCCACGGCCGCGGCCAACCGGTCCCCGGCCGCGCCGAACAACGCACGCAGCGCACCCCCCGCACCCTCCGGCGCACCGCCGGCCCCCGCCGCGTCCGGCGGAGGAGGCGGAGGGGTGGACTTCTCCACCATCCAGCGGCTGTGGCCGGACGTCGTCGAGGCCGTCAAGCAGAAGAGCCGCGCCACCTGGATGGTCATCATGGCCGGGGTGCAGCCGGTCTCGCTCGACGGCAAGGTCCTCACGCTCGGCTTCGACGCGGAGGGGCGCCGCCTCGGCTTCGTCAACGGCGGCCGCGACGCCGTCCTGCGCGAGGTCTTCAAGGAGCGGATGGGCGTCGACTGGCGGATAGAGACCGTCGTGGGCGGAGCGCCCAGCGGATCCCCACCGGGGGGAAGGCCGGGCCCTAGCGCGGGGTTCGGTGGGGCGGCCACACCGAACCCGGCACCGCAGCCGCGGCCGCCCTTCCAGCCGTCCGCGCCACCGTCCGCGCAGCCGTCCGCGCAGCCGTCCGCGCGGGGTGCCGAGCGTGCCCCGGAGCCGCCGCCTCCGCCGCCGGACGAGCCGCCTCCGCCGCCCGAACCGTCTCCCGTGGACGAGAGCGACGAGGTCGACCCGGAGGGCGACGCCGACGCCGACGGCACCGAGGCCGAGATGAGCGGAATGGCCCTCATCCAGCGCGAACTCGGCGGCCAGATCATCCGCGAGATCGACAACTCGGCTTCCTGACCCGGCCGCGGAGGGGGCCGGCGGGCGGCCGAATCCCGGATGTGCTTCCGAAATGACGCGCTGGGGTCCTCGCGTACCGAAACGGCGTGGGAGCCCGTAGTCTCGTGGGACGGACGTCCGGTGGCTGGCGGAGCGCCAGAGAGAAGGCCCTCGGGGGCCGGAAGAGGGAGTGCACCGTGGAACCCGGTGGTCAGCTGAACATGCAGGAACTCCTCCAGCAGGCGCAGGCCATGCAGGAGCAGCTCTTCAACGCCCAGCGCGAGCTCGCGGAGACCGAGGTGACGGGGACCGCCGGCGGCGGGCTCGTGACCGCGAAGGTCAACGGGCAGGGCGAGGTCACGGGGCTGACGATCGACCCGAGGGCGATCGACGCCGACGACCCGGCCGACACGGCGGAGACGGTCGCCGACCTGGTGCTGGCCGCGATCCGCGACGCGGCCCGCGAGGCGCAGGAGCTCCAGCAGGAGAAGATGGGCCCGCTCGCCCAGGGGCTCGGCGGCGGCGGGGGCATCCCCGGCGGCTTCCCCGGCCTCGGCGGCGCCTGAACCGAGACACGCTAAGAAAGGAGGGGTCCGTTGTACGAAGGGGTGGTTCAGAACCTCATCGACGAGCTGGGCAGGCTGCCCGGTGTCGGCCCCAAGAGCGCGCAGCGGATCGCCTTCCATCTCCTCGCCGCCGACCCGGCCGACGTCGAGCGTCTCGGCAAGGCGCTCAAAGAGGTCAAGGACAAGGTCCGCTTCTGCAAAACCTGCGGGAACGTTGCAGAGGAAGAGGAGTGCCGGATCTGCCGTGACGCGCGCCGCGACCCCCACATCATCTGCGTGGTGGAGGAGTCCAAGGACGTCGTCGCGATCGAGAAGACCCGCGAGTTCCGCGGCCGCTACCACGTGCTCGGCGGCGCGATCAGCCCGATCGAGGGCGTCGGCCCGGACGATCTGCGCATCCGCGAGCTGATGCAGCGGCTCGCGGACGGGGCGGTGACCGAGCTGATCCTCGCCACCGACCCCAACCTGGAAGGCGAGGCGACCGCGACGTACCTCGCCCGGCTGGTCAAGCCCATGGACATCACCGTCACCCGACTGGCCAGCGGCCTTCCGGTGGGTGGCGACCTCGAGTACGCCGACGAGGTCACGCTGGGCCGCGCATTCGAAGGACGGAGGCTGCTCGATGTCTGACACCAACAGCCCGCAGGACTGGGACGCCCTCGCCGAACGCGTGGCGTGCCACGTCGACAACTACCTGGACGGCCTGGAGGCGGTCGCCCGCGGCGACGGCGGGACGCACACGATCCCGCTTCTCCTGCTGGAGGTGTCGCAGGTCATCCTGGCCGGCGCGCAGCTCGGCGCCAGCGCCGACGTGATCCTTCCTGACAACTGGGAGCCCGAGGTGGGCGACGACCCCGACCTCGACTCGATCCGGCAGGGCCTGGCCGAGCGCCTCCAGGCCATGGACGAGTACGTCGAGGTCTTCGACCCCTACAAGGACACCGAGCCGACCTCCTACCGCCTGTCGGACGACCTTGTGGACGTCGCCAGCGACCTCGTCCACGGGCTCCGCCACTACAACCAGGACCGTCCTCTGGAGGCCCTCTGGTGGTGGCAGTACTCCTACTTCAACCACTGGGGCAACCACGCCGGCGCCGCCCTGCGGGCCCTGCACGCCTACGTCTCCAACGCCCGCCTGAGCGTCGCCACGGAGGCGGCCACGGAAGCCGCCCCTGCCTGACCCGGCCGCGCCTCGCCTAGCCGGACGCGGCGGGGCCGGTCCGCGCGCCCAGCGCCCACGCGATCAGTTCGGCCGCCTTCTCGACGTCCGAGCCGATCTGACCGCTTCCCCCGGAGTGCCACGCGAACTGTCCGAGATCGTCGTCCCAGGCGACCCGGGCCTCCTGGCCCCGGTACGAGACGTGCAGCAGACCGCCGCCCCCGTCCGGTCGTCCCGTCGCCACCTGCGGAGCCCTCCGCCGCAGCGCCGCGTACAGGGACGGCAGCGGTCCCCGGCGAACCCTCGGCAACTCGTCGAACTGGCCCATCAGCTCTCCCATCAGCTCCCTCACCACCGCACCCGCCCCTCACCGGGTCATGGCACGGACGCGGCGGATCCCCGGTGGACGAGATGAACCGCGGCACACCGCCAACGCCTGCCTTTACATAGACGCCTGACCCCCCGTCCGGGTGGTCCGCAAAAACGATCTGGGCGGCGCCCGGAGAGCCTCATACCGCTCACCCCACAGCAACCCTCACGTCACCAGCGCCTCAGCGACCTCATCCCGTTTCCGACGCTGGAGGCGATCTGTGCTGCGACTCGGCATATCTTCGCGGTCGGCCAGGTTGGTGGGCTCGACGAGTTCTGATCCCTGGTCGGGTGTGCCGGTTCAGGTGCGGGGGTTGTGGAGGGGGACCCTGGCGGCCTGGGCGGCCATGGCGGCGATCTCTTGGACGTCCATGGAGGCCAGGGGTTCGATGCCCAGCAGGTAGCGGCAGTAGGCGATGCCGAGCGTCTGGCTCAGCAGGAGGGCGGCGCGCTCGCGGACGGCGGGGTCGTCCGGCAGGGCCTTCTCCAGGGCCGGGACGATCTCCTTGTCGAAGATGGCCTGGACGCGGGCCGCGGCGTCGGGGTGGGTGGGGGCCGTGCGCAGCAGGACGGCCTCGGCGGTGTTCTCGCCGGTCTCCCAGCGGGCCAGGAACGCCTGGATGTAGGCGGCCGCCGCGTCGTCGGCGCCTCCGAGGTCGGGGACGGCGAGGTCGATGACCGAGGCGGCGGCGTAGAGCTCGGCCTTGCTGCCGAAGTAACGGATGACCATGGACGGGTCGATGTCGGCGTCCGCGGCGATCGCGCGGATCGTCGCGCGCTCGTAGCCGTCCTCGGCGAACCGGCGCTGGGCCGCGTCCAGGATCGCCGTCCGGGTCGCCGCCGAACGCTCGGTGAAAGCCATGCCGCCAACCTATGCCATCAAGCGTTGGCAAACACGAGGACAACGGTCTAGAGTCCATCACAAGTTGGCCATCAAGCGTTGGCAAACAACTATTGGCAACTGGAGTGATCATGAACGCTCTTCCGGAGTCGACCGGCGTGCTCGTGGTCGGCGCGGGGCCCGCCGGGCTGTCCCTCGCCGCGTCGCTGCGGCAGAAGGGGGTGGACGCCGTCCTGCTGGACCGGGCGGCGGAGGGCGCGAACACCTCCCGGGCGGCCGTGGTCCATGCCCGCACCCTGGAGACGCTGCGCGAGGTCGGGGCGACCGGCGAGCTGGTCGAGCGCGGCATCATCGTGCCGCGCTTCACCGTCCGGGAGCGGGACCGCGTGCTGCTCACCGTCGAGTTCGGCGACCTGCCGACCGACTTCCCCTACACGCTGCTCGTCCCGCAGAACGTCACCGAGGAGATCCTGCTCGGACGGCTGCACGCGGCGGGCGGCGTCGTGCACCGGCCCTTCGAGGTGACCGGGCTTGAGCAGGACGAAGACGGGGTGACGGCCACCCTGGCCGATGGAGGGCAGATCCGCGCGGCCTACGCGGTCGGGACGGACGGGATGCACAGCACCGTCCGCGAACACGCCGGGATCGCCTTCGAGGGTGACGCCTACCCGCAGTCGTTCGTCCTCGCCGACGTGCACCTGGACTGGGCCGGCGGCAGCGAGGAGGTCATGCTGTTCTTCTCCGCGGAGGGTGTCACGGTCGTCGCGCCGCTGCCCGGCGGGCGGCACCGCATCGTCGCGACCGTCGACGAGGCGCCCCGGGAACCGACCGCCGCCGACGTCCAGGCGCTCATGGACGCGCGCGGCCCCAGGCGCCACCCCGCGCTGATCAAGGACGTCGTGTGGAGCTCCCGCTTCCGCGTCCACCACAGGCTGGCGGCGCACTACCGCGCGGGCCGCGCCTTCCTCGCCGGTGACGCCGCCCACGTCCACAGCCCGGCGGGCGGGCAGGGCATGAACACCGGCATCCAGGACGCGCTCAACCTCGCCGGCAAGCTCGCCGCCGTGCTGGGCGACGGCGCGCCCGACACCGTCCTGGACGAGTACGAGGCCGAGCGCCGTCCCGTGGCCGAGCAGGTCGTCTCCTTCACCGACAAGATGACCAACGTCGCGA encodes:
- a CDS encoding DUF5063 domain-containing protein, which translates into the protein MSDTNSPQDWDALAERVACHVDNYLDGLEAVARGDGGTHTIPLLLLEVSQVILAGAQLGASADVILPDNWEPEVGDDPDLDSIRQGLAERLQAMDEYVEVFDPYKDTEPTSYRLSDDLVDVASDLVHGLRHYNQDRPLEALWWWQYSYFNHWGNHAGAALRALHAYVSNARLSVATEAATEAAPA
- a CDS encoding NADP-dependent oxidoreductase, which encodes MKAVRFHEYGDPEVLRYEDVDLPVPGAGQVRVRVAATTFNGVDGNIRAGFMQDPMPLALPHIPGLDVAGTVDALGEGVGGLEIGDRIVGFLPFVDDGAAAEYVLAPAEILAPAPTSIPLADAAALPLVGLTAWQALFDHAELKAGQRILISGAGGAVGGYAVQLAKAAGADVIATGSPRSIEHVKAAGADEVIDHTTTAVTTAVTEPVDVLLNLAPIDPAEFTALAGLVRDGGVVVSTTVWMPAPADEERGVRGIDLFVRSDAGQLSELVARVDRGALTVDVAERVALADLASVHARAAAGTLPGKVVVLPATA
- the recR gene encoding recombination mediator RecR, which codes for MYEGVVQNLIDELGRLPGVGPKSAQRIAFHLLAADPADVERLGKALKEVKDKVRFCKTCGNVAEEEECRICRDARRDPHIICVVEESKDVVAIEKTREFRGRYHVLGGAISPIEGVGPDDLRIRELMQRLADGAVTELILATDPNLEGEATATYLARLVKPMDITVTRLASGLPVGGDLEYADEVTLGRAFEGRRLLDV
- a CDS encoding FAD-dependent oxidoreductase, whose translation is MNALPESTGVLVVGAGPAGLSLAASLRQKGVDAVLLDRAAEGANTSRAAVVHARTLETLREVGATGELVERGIIVPRFTVRERDRVLLTVEFGDLPTDFPYTLLVPQNVTEEILLGRLHAAGGVVHRPFEVTGLEQDEDGVTATLADGGQIRAAYAVGTDGMHSTVREHAGIAFEGDAYPQSFVLADVHLDWAGGSEEVMLFFSAEGVTVVAPLPGGRHRIVATVDEAPREPTAADVQALMDARGPRRHPALIKDVVWSSRFRVHHRLAAHYRAGRAFLAGDAAHVHSPAGGQGMNTGIQDALNLAGKLAAVLGDGAPDTVLDEYEAERRPVAEQVVSFTDKMTNVATVGSPVLRGMRNTLLRTLDWIPAVHRTMAMNLSELSTDPTRH
- a CDS encoding DNA polymerase III subunit gamma and tau, encoding MSLALYRKYRPATFAELKGQEHVAEPLQQALRNGRINHAYLFSGPRGCGKTSSARILARSLNCEQGPTPDPCGKCDSCVALGPSGTGHIDVIEIDAASHGGVDDARDLRERAFFAPVASRFKVYIIDEAHMVTREGFNALLKLVEEPPPHLKFVFATTEPEKVIGTIRSRTHHYPFRLIPPGVLQDLVEEILESEDVPYEASALPLAVRAGAGSARDTLSILDQLLAGSDEKGITYARAVSLLGYTDSALLDEVVAAFASRDGAAVFAAIDRVIESGQDPRRFTADLLERLRDLVILSNVPEAGGTGLLNFPPDELEQMRRQASSMGPGELTRAADLLHTGLTEMRGATSPRLLLELICARILLPAAYEDEASMFARLDRLERQAGQGGFGGGQAGFGGGQGGDPLAQAFASAAPAPVQEAPAQGGPVQGGAAQGGPVQGGPVQGGPVQGAPTQGAPAQGAPTQGATGQGATTQPGATASRDGGSQTPGTQSPPSRGADPTSSVNPHPGTAPAESDSVDNRAADPATRPPASDSPATRPPATDSPTSRPPAPESPAYRSPATESPATATAAANRSPAAPNNARSAPPAPSGAPPAPAASGGGGGGVDFSTIQRLWPDVVEAVKQKSRATWMVIMAGVQPVSLDGKVLTLGFDAEGRRLGFVNGGRDAVLREVFKERMGVDWRIETVVGGAPSGSPPGGRPGPSAGFGGAATPNPAPQPRPPFQPSAPPSAQPSAQPSARGAERAPEPPPPPPDEPPPPPEPSPVDESDEVDPEGDADADGTEAEMSGMALIQRELGGQIIREIDNSAS
- a CDS encoding YbaB/EbfC family nucleoid-associated protein, with protein sequence MEPGGQLNMQELLQQAQAMQEQLFNAQRELAETEVTGTAGGGLVTAKVNGQGEVTGLTIDPRAIDADDPADTAETVADLVLAAIRDAAREAQELQQEKMGPLAQGLGGGGGIPGGFPGLGGA
- a CDS encoding DUF952 domain-containing protein, whose translation is MPASPQDTLLHIAERTHWESARSTGVAYTMSTLGRTLDEEGFIHCSSDIAQVEGVLDRFYGDVPREALVLLLIDVSRLDAPVRYEPAGDELFPHVYGPIPVDVVIDVRSLPENR
- a CDS encoding TetR/AcrR family transcriptional regulator, coding for MAFTERSAATRTAILDAAQRRFAEDGYERATIRAIAADADIDPSMVIRYFGSKAELYAAASVIDLAVPDLGGADDAAAAYIQAFLARWETGENTAEAVLLRTAPTHPDAAARVQAIFDKEIVPALEKALPDDPAVRERAALLLSQTLGIAYCRYLLGIEPLASMDVQEIAAMAAQAARVPLHNPRT
- a CDS encoding Lrp/AsnC family transcriptional regulator, giving the protein MRNVDDIDRQLLELLQQDATRSYAALGTAVGLSAGAVHERVRKMRERGVIRRTSVDVEPAALGQGVLAFALIDSSVWMGDRAAEFAAIPEVQEAHVVAGSASVLVKVRTSTTARLQDVLRRLYDIQGVSGTKATVVLETFFERPISPIGQ
- a CDS encoding MarR family winged helix-turn-helix transcriptional regulator, with protein sequence MPDTPPSPDAVQLGAYFALMEVAGLLRHAVEQQLREAGDLSYVQFQLLARLGLDSPSGSERMTDLADGVVYSRSGLTYQAGLLEKAGLVTRTRSADDDRGVTVTITDAGRALLAKVLPGHTEVLDRQLFQPLSHEDAQALADLLSPVRDHMRSAPPRSAAPRRRR